The Theropithecus gelada isolate Dixy chromosome X, Tgel_1.0, whole genome shotgun sequence genome includes a window with the following:
- the MMGT1 gene encoding membrane magnesium transporter 1 yields MAPSLWKGLVGIGLFALAHAAFSAAQHRSYMRLTEKEDESLPIDIVLQTLLAFAVTCYGIVHIAGEFKDMDATSELKNKTFDTLRNHPSFYVFNHRGRVLFRPSDTTNSSNQDALSSNTSLKLRKLESLRR; encoded by the exons ATGGCGCCGTCGCTGTGGAAGGGGCTGGTGGGCATCGGTCTCTTTGCCCTAGCCCACGCCGCCTTTTCCGCGGCGCAGC ATCGTTCTTATATGCGattaacagaaaaagaagatgaaTCACTGCCAATAGAC ATAGTGCTTCAGACACTTCTGGCCTTTGCAGTTACCTGTTATGGTATAGTTCATATTGCAGGGGAATTTAAAGACATGGATGCCACTTCAGAACTGAAAAATAA gacatTTGATACGTTAAGGAATCACCCATCCTTTTATGTATTTAATCATCGTGGTCGAGTACTTTTCCGGCCTTCGGATACAACAAATTCTTCAAACCAAGATGCATTGTCCTCTAACACATCATTGAAGTTACGAAAACTCGAATCGCTGCGTCGTTAa